One genomic window of Apus apus isolate bApuApu2 chromosome 9, bApuApu2.pri.cur, whole genome shotgun sequence includes the following:
- the SLC25A20 gene encoding mitochondrial carnitine/acylcarnitine carrier protein, translated as MAEPPQPVSPVKNFFAGGFGGVCLVFVGHPLDTIKVRLQTQPKPQPGQPPLYSGTFDCFRKTLTAEGVRGLYRGMAAPIVGVTPMFAVCFFGFGLGKRLQQRKPDDVLTYPQLFAAGMLSGVFTTVIMAPGERIKCLLQIQAATGETKYSGSLDCAKQLYREAGIRGVYKGTVLTLMRDVPASGMYFMTYEWLKNILTPEGKSVSDLSAPRILFAGGLAGIFNWAVAIPPDVLKSRFQTAPPGKYPNGFRDVLRELIREEGVASLYKGFTAVMIRAFPANAACFLGFEIAMKFLNWVAPGL; from the exons ATGGCGGAGCCGCCGCAGCCCGTCAGCCCCGTGAAGAACTTCTTCGCTGGCGGCTTCGGAGGCGTCTGCCTGGTGTTCGTGGGGCACCCGCTGGACACCATCAAG GTCAGACTGCAAACCCAGCCCAAGCCACAGCCTGGTCAGCCTCCCCTCTATTCTGGGACCTTTGACTGCTTCAGAAAGACTCTCACTGCAGAG GGAGTCCGAGGCTTATACCGAGGAATGGCAGCTCCTATTGTTGGAGTGACACCCATGTTTGCTGTGTGCTTCTTTGGATTTGGCTTGGGAAAAAGGCTCCAACAGAGAAAACCTGACGACGTTTTGAC GTACCCTCAGCTGTTTGCTGCTGGCATGTTGTCAGGAGTGTTCACAACAGTAATCATGGCTCCAGGAGAGAGAATCAAGTGCCTTTTACAG ATCCAGGCAGCTACAGGTGAAACTAAATACAGTGGCTCTTTGGACTGTGCAAAACAGCTGTACCGCGAGGCTGGGATTCGTGGCGTGTACAAGGGGACAGTGCTCACCCTCATGAGAG ATGTCCCAGCCAGTGGAATGTACTTCATGACGTACGAATGGCTGAAGAACATTCTGACCCCTGAGGGAAAGAG TGTGAGTGACCTCAGTGCACCAAGGATCCTCTTTGCTGGAGGCCTGGCTGGGATCTTCAACTGGGCAGTTGCCATTCCACCAGACGTGCTGAAATCCCGTTTCCAGACTG ctcctccaggaaAATACCCAAATGGCTTTAGAGATGTGCTGAGAGAACTTATCAGAGAGGAGGGAGTTGCATCTCTGTATAAGGGCTTCACAGCTGTAATGATCAGGGCATTTCCCGCAAACGCG gcaTGTTTTCTTGGATTTGAAATTGCCATGAAGTTTCTCAACTGGGTTGCACCAGGTCTATGA